GCCCATTGCCCTGGGGCCTGACCTTCTCCTATGGCCGCGCGCTGCAGGCCGCGCCGCAGAAGGCCTGGTCCGGCAAGGCCGAGAACGTCGCAGCTGGCCAAACCGCCTTCAGCCATCGCGCGCGCATGAACGGACTGGCGTCCAAGGGCGAATGGCAAAGCAGCCTGGAAAAGAAGGCAGCCTAGATCTTGTCGAACAAACCGCCTCCGCCGCGCCCGGCGCCGCGTCTTTATCTCGCGACGCCTGTTGTCGACGATCCCGCTGCGCTCGTCGCCGAGCTGCCGGCCCTGCTCGCCTCTGTCGATGTCGCGGCCGTGCTGCTGCGGCTGAAGGAGACGGACCAGCGCACCATGATCTCGCGCATCAAGGCGCTGGCGCCGCCGGTGCAGAAGGCCGGCGCCGCGCTCCTGGTCGACGGCCATGCCGAGCTGGTGGCGCGCGGCGGCGCCGACGGCGCCCACCTCACCGGGCTCGCCGCGCTGGAGGAGGCGGCCCCCTCGCTCAAGCCCGACCGTATCGCCGGCGTCGGCGGACTTAGCACGCGCCACGATTCCATGAGCGCGGGCGAGATGGGCGCCGATTATTTGCTGTTCGGCGAGCCCGACGAAATGGGCCAGCGCCCGTCCTCGCAGGCGATCGCCGAGCGGCTGGACTGGTGGGCCGAGCTGTTCGAGCCGCCCTGCGTCGGCTTTGCCGCCTCGCTCGAAGAAGCCTACGACTTCGCCGCCAGCGGCGCCGATTTCGTGCTGGTCGGCGAGCTGATCTGGGCCGATCCGCGCGGGCCCAAGGCTGCGCTGATCGAGGTCGATGCTGCGATCAAGAAGGCCTATGCGACCGCAAGCCAAAATCCTGCGGGCCAGGAGCACGGCTAGCGCCCGACATGAAGCTCCCGCGCATCACCATCTTGGCCACGCTGCTGCTCACGATGCCTGCGGCGGCGCAGCTCCAGATTACGCCGCCGGCGACGACGCCGAGCCCTCCGGCCGAAAAGCAGAAGCCCAAGCCGCCCGCGCCTGCCAAGAAGGAGGCGGCGCCGGCGCCGAGGGCTTCCCCATCCCCCAAGCCGTCGCCCTCGCCCAAGCCCGCGACCGTGATCCCTGCGCCGCCGGCCGACAATCCCAATGTCGATCTGGTGTACGGCGCCTATCAGCGCGGCCAGTACAAGACAGCGTTCGAGTTGGCCACGCCGCGCGCGCAAGCGGGTGATCCCAAGGCGATGACCATGCTCGGCGAGCTCTATTCCAATGCCATGGGCATCCGCCGCGATTACGCCAAGGCGGCCGAATGGTACAAACGCGCTGCGGATGCCGGCGACCGCGAGGCGATGTTCGCGCTCGCGATGCTGCGCATGTCCGGCCGCGGCGGCCCGGTCGACAAGGGCGAGGCGGTGAAGCTGATGGCCTCCGCCGCCAAGCTCGGCGAGCCCAAGGCGGCCTATAACCTCGCGCTGCTCTATCTCGACGGCCAAACCCTGCCGCAGGACGTCAAGCGCTCCGCCGAGCTGTTGCGCCAGGCCGCCGATGCCGGCCTGCCCGAGGCGCAATATGCGCTCGCGACCTTCTACAAGGAAGGCACCGGCGTGCCAAAGGATGCCGAACGGTCTGTGCGGCTGCTCCAGGCGGCCTCCTTGGCCGACAATGTCGATGCCGAGGTCGAATATGCCATCGCCATGTTCAACGGCACCGGCACGCCGAAGAACCAGCCGGCGGCGGTCGCGTTGCTGCGCAAGGCCTCCCGCCAGGGCAGCGCGATCGCGCAGAACCGGCTGGCCTGGGTGCTGATCAACGGCGTCGGCACGACCGTGGACAAGGTCGAGGGTTTCAAATGGCACCTGGTGGCCAAGACCGCGGGCAAGGGCGACCCGGAACTCGACAAGCAATTGTCCGATCTGCCGGCCGAGGACCGCGCCAAAGCGGAGGCCGCAGCGAGGAAATGGCTTGGCACAAAATGAAGTGACCCAATGACTTGACGGAAGCGGCCTCGCAGGGCACCCCATCCCCCAGCCAGCCGCGATGTCGCGCCATTCCCCCGATCAGACCGAAAGCCCATGCTGTACTCCGCCACTATCAACGTCATGGTCAAGGCCGCGCGCCGCGCCGGCCGCAGCCTCAAGCGCGATCTCGGCGAGATCGAGCATCTCCAGGTCTCGCTGAAGGGACCGGCGAATTTCGTCTCGCTCGCCGAC
This genomic stretch from Bradyrhizobium daqingense harbors:
- a CDS encoding thiamine phosphate synthase, whose translation is MSNKPPPPRPAPRLYLATPVVDDPAALVAELPALLASVDVAAVLLRLKETDQRTMISRIKALAPPVQKAGAALLVDGHAELVARGGADGAHLTGLAALEEAAPSLKPDRIAGVGGLSTRHDSMSAGEMGADYLLFGEPDEMGQRPSSQAIAERLDWWAELFEPPCVGFAASLEEAYDFAASGADFVLVGELIWADPRGPKAALIEVDAAIKKAYATASQNPAGQEHG
- a CDS encoding tetratricopeptide repeat protein; the encoded protein is MKLPRITILATLLLTMPAAAQLQITPPATTPSPPAEKQKPKPPAPAKKEAAPAPRASPSPKPSPSPKPATVIPAPPADNPNVDLVYGAYQRGQYKTAFELATPRAQAGDPKAMTMLGELYSNAMGIRRDYAKAAEWYKRAADAGDREAMFALAMLRMSGRGGPVDKGEAVKLMASAAKLGEPKAAYNLALLYLDGQTLPQDVKRSAELLRQAADAGLPEAQYALATFYKEGTGVPKDAERSVRLLQAASLADNVDAEVEYAIAMFNGTGTPKNQPAAVALLRKASRQGSAIAQNRLAWVLINGVGTTVDKVEGFKWHLVAKTAGKGDPELDKQLSDLPAEDRAKAEAAARKWLGTK